The Archangium primigenium genomic interval CGAGGAACGTGGGCCCGATGTCCGACTGCGTGAAGCTGTGCACCGAGTTGAAGATGCCCGAGCGCGTCATGAACGTGCCCAGGATGGTGAGCACGAAGCTGGACAGCACGAGGCTCAGCGTCCACAGCTTGAGCATCTTCTTGCGCTCGTGCACGAGCGTGGAGTGCATGAACGCGGTGGCCGTCAGCCACGGCAGGAAGGACGCGTTCTCCACCGGGTCCCACGCCCAGTAGCCGCCCCAGCCGAGCACCGCGTACGCCCACCACGCGCCCAGGATGATGCCGATGCTCAGGAACAGCCAGGCGAAGAGCGTCCAGCGCCGCAGGGGCGCCATCCACGCATCCCCCATCTCCCCGCGCAGCAGCGCCGCCACCGCGATGCCAAAGGGCACCGTCATGCCCACGTAGCCCAGGTACAGCATGGGCGGGTGGATGATCATCAGGTAGTGGTTCTGTAGCAGCGCGTTGGGGCCCGGGCCGTCCGCGGGCACCGGCGACATCGCGTGGAAGGGGTTGGCCGGCCCCGCGATGAGGAAGGCGAAGAACACGCCCACCGCGAGCATGGTGCCGAGCGCCAGCGACATGTACCGCGCGTGCTCGCGGCGGTGCACCCACGCGAACGCCATCACGTAGCTGCCCATGATGAAGCCCCAGAAGAGGATGGAGCCTTCCAGGGCACTCCACAGCGACACGATTTTATAGGGCGTGGGCGTGGCGATGCTGCCCACCTGCGCCACGTACTTCACGCTGAAGTCATTGGAGAGCAGCGCCCACTCCATGACCCCGTTGGCGCCCAGCATGCAGGCGAAGAAGCCCACCACGCAGCGCATCACCCAGGGGAAGGCCGCGTCGTTGCGGCGCATGCCGCTGACCAGGCCCACCAGCGCGCCGAAGCTCGCGAACGCCAGGCCCGCGAGCACCAGTCCATAGCCGAGCGAGGACTTCACGGGCTCCTCGCCGAGGCGGTGGTGGTCGTCTCCTGCTTCTGCATCTCCTCGAACATCTTCTTCACGTCCTCGTCCGTCTTGGGCGCGCGGTACTCGTTGGAGTGGTTCACCATGAGCCGGCTGCCCTGGAACGTCTGGGACTTGTCGTAGGTGCCCTCCACCACCACGCCGATGCGCTCGCGGAACATCTGCGGCGGCACCTCGCTCGTGCGCACGAGCACGTGCGCCGCGTCGGGCTGCTCGCTGTCCATGACGCGGAAGTGCAGGGTGGTGTGCTGCTCGTCCCACTGGATGCTGCCCGGCTGCACCTGGCCGCCCAGGCGGATGATGGGGCCGTAGGCCTTGTCGCCCTGGGCCAGCATCTCCGAGGGCCGCCAGTAGTAGACGAGGTTCTCGCCGATGTTGCCGAAGGCCACCAGGGCGAGGCCGGCACCGGCCACCAGCAGGGCCGCCACGGCGATGAGGCGGTTGCGCGTCTGCGGAGTCGTCGTCATGGGGGGCTCAGTCCTTGGAAGGGCGCGAAGAAGTGGGACGGCGCAGCCACAGCGACAGGCCGTAGAGCGCGAGCGAGCCCCAGGCGATGCCGTAGGAGCTCCAGATGTAGCCCCAGCCGCCCCGGATTCGACCCTCGCCCACCTGGGCGAGCACGGCGGTGGAGACCTCGTACAGGGCGGACATCAGACGACCTCCGTGGGGGTGCCGCGCGGCGGGGAGACCTTGGGAGACCCGGACGCATCGGGGGGCAGGGCGTCGGGCAGGGCCACCTCGGCCTCGCGCGTGGCCAGGGCGATGCGGTAGCGGTGCAGGAGGAAGAGCGTGAGCAGGATGAGCGAGGCCCAGGCGTTCACCCGCAGCGCGAGCACCATGTCCGGATCCACCGTCTTGGGCGTGGACTGCACCTGGTGCAGGCTGCGCCACCACTTCACCGACTGCCAGACGATGGGCGTGTTGATGCCCGAGATGATGCCCACCACGGCGCTCCACACCGCGCGCTTCTCCGGATCCTCCACGAAGCGGCGCAGCGCCGTGTAGCCCACGTACGTCACCAGCATGATGGCCATGGCCGTCAGCCGCGGATCCCAGTCCCAGTACACGCCCCAGGTGGGCTTGCCCCAGATGGAGCCGAGCACCAGGCCATAGGTGCCGAACAGGAGGCCCACCTCGGCGGAGGCCTCGGCCATGGCGTCCTTCTTCCAGCTCGACTTGAAGAGGTACGCCACGCAGAAGCAGAAGTTGAGCACCAGCGCCAGGAGGCTCATCCACATGGCCGGCACGTGCACGTAGATGATGCGGTAGACTTGGCCCATCTCCCGCTCGGGCGGCGTCCAGGCCAGGCCCATCCACGAGCCGAGCGCCAGCAGGGCCAGGGCCACGCCCGTCATGCCCCAGAGCAGCGGCCGGCCGTTGTAGCGCGAGCCGGGGGGCGCCCATTTCACGCCCAGGAAGATTCCCAGACCGACCGACGCGAGCGCCGCCGCCGCCGAAAGCACCTGAAGCACCGTGTGCATGCCTACCTCTAGTCCTCGATGACGCGGGGGAAGAGCGCGAAGCCCAGTCCCCAGTAAATCAGATTGAATCCCGACAGGAGCCCGAACCATGAGCCCAGCTGCTGCATGGGGTCGCCTTGCAGCACGAGCTGGGTCGCCTTGGCCGCCGCCAGGAGCGCCGGGATGATGAGCGGGAACAGCAACAACGGAAGCAGCACGTCCCGTGCCCGCGCGTTGCTCGCGATGGCCGAGTACACCGTGCCCGGCGCGCTGATTCCCATGCAGCCGAGCACCAGGGTGGTCGCCAGGGGGACAGGCCCCATGACCAGCTCCACCCCGTAGAGCGCCACCATGACGGGCACCAGCAAGACGCCCAGCGCCACGAGCAAGAGGGTGTTGCCCAGGGCCTTGGACAGGAAGATGGCCCGCGCGTCCGTCGGCGCGAGCCGCAGCCCGTCCAGGGTGAGGTTCTCCTGCTCCACCCGGAAGGACTCCCCCAGGGCGAGCACGCTGGCGAACAGGAGGGCGAGCCACAGGTAGCCCCCCGCGTTGCGCGCCAGCAGCCGTGTGTCCGGCCCCACCGCGAAGGAGAAGAGCAGCAGCGTGGCCAGGGCGAAGAAGATGAGCGCGTTGAGCCGGGCGCGCGTGCGCCACTCGATGAGCAGGTCCTTGGCGAGCAAAACACCCACGGCCCGCGGCAGGGAGATGCGCCGGAAGTCGCTCATGCCGCCACCGCCCGGCCGTCCGACAGGTGGAGGCGCTCCTCGCACAGGCTCAGGCCCTGTTCGATGAGGTGGGTGGCGAGCACCACGGTGACGCCCGATGTCTTCAGCTCGCCGATGATGGCCTCCATGGCCGCGATGCCGGCGGGATCCAGCTCCCCGAAGGGCTCGTCCAGCAGCGCCACCGCGGGCTTCTTGAGCAGCAGTCGCGCGATGGCCAGGCGCTTGCGCATGCCCGCGGAGAACTGCCGCACGGGGCGTTCCGTGCGCTGCGTCAGCCCCACCTTGCCGAGCAGGCCCTCGGCCACGTCCGCCGGAGACGCCACGCCCAACAGCCGCGCCAGCACCACCAGGTTCTGCTGCGCCGTCAGGTCCTCATAAAGGAAGCTCGCGTGGGACAGCAGCGCCACCTCGCGGCGCACCTGCTCGCGCTCCTGCACACAGTCTCGCCCACGCACCTCCACCCGGCCATGGGTGGGGGAGAGCGCCGTGGCCACCAGCCGCAGGAGCGTCGTCTTCCCGGAGCCGTTGTGCCCGGTGAGCAGCAACGAGCGCCCCTGGGGCAGGGAGTAGCTCAAGCGCGCCAGGGCCCAATGGCGGCCATAGCGCTTGCTGACGTCATGGAAGGCGAGCGCGGGGGGCGGCGCGGGAGAAGCATCCATCGGCGGGAGCGTTCGTAACTGGAAACTTCTCCACACTCCAGCGAAAGCACCCGGGGCCGCCTGGGCGGCGAGGGGACACGGCGCCTCGGAGAAGGGCGGCAGGTGATCTCCCTCGGAGGGCAATTTTCCGTCCCGCCCCGGGACCGAGGGGGTGGACCGGGGGACAGAAGAGGAGAACTTTTTTCAGCCTCCGCTCGGCCGCCCGGCCGCCCTCTCCAGAACGGACAGGCGGGGGTTGCCCGGATAACGGGGCACTTGTCAGCGGCGGAACGGTGACTGTTTCACCCCGTCAACACCTCCATTGCGGGGATCACCCCCCGTGGACGGCACGCCCTGGGCAAGGACTTACCCTATGCGAGGGTGCCCCTTTCCCGGAGGGGGCCTGGGAATCCGCTGGCATACCGGGTGCAAGGAAACGCCGCAGAAGCATGCGGAGTCACCTGGAGAGGAAAACAGCGATGGACATGCGAGGCGTGGTGCGGCGGGCGATGAAGTCGGCGGCGGCGGGGGTGCTCCACCACAGTGGATTGCGCAAGGCCCTGGCCTCCTACAGGCGGCACCAGTCGGGTGGCCGCCGGGTGCTCATCGTCAGTTATCACCGGGTGGTGGAGGACTTCTTCGGGGAGCTGCAGCGCTCCATCCCCGGCCTGCTCATCTCCCAGGAGACGTTCCGTCGGCACCTGGAGGGCCTGTCCGCGGCGGGCTACAAGTTCGCCACGATCGGCGAGGCGCTGGACGTGATGTCCGGGGCGAAGACGGCCCACGACGACCTGTGCGTGGTGACGTTCGATGACGGCTACCGGGACGTGTACCGCTACGCCTACCCGGTCCTCAAGGAGATGGGCGTGCCGGCCATCACCTACCTGCCCTCGAACCTCATCGGCACGGACTTCCGCTTCAACCACGACCGGCTCTTCCACCTGGTGCACCAGGTGCAGGCGCAGGGCTTCCAGCCGATGTTCGACGTGCTGGAGGAGCCCGCGGCCAGCCTGATGACGGAGGTGATGTCCGGGCGCAAGCGCCTGTCCGCCGCGCTCGACGACTTCATCGGCCATCACTCCTCGGCCACGCTCGTGGACACCATCCACGCGCTGGAGGCGCGCCTGGGCCCCGACGTGCCCAAGCTGCCCGAGCAGGGAGACCTGATGAACTGGGACGAGGTGCGCGAGATGGCCCGGGACGGGTTCGAGTTCGGCGCGCACACGCTCGGCCACGTGGTGCTCACCCACGAGCCCCTGGACGTGGTGGAGCGCGAGGTGCGTGAGTCCAAGGCCATCATCGAGCGCGAGCTGGGCACGCCCGTGCGCGACTTCGCCTACTGCAACGGCTGGTACTCGGACGACGTCATCGACGTGCTCATGCGCAACGGCTTCCGCTCGGCCGTCACCACCGAGGACATGTCCAACCGCATCGGCGGCAACCCCTTCACCCTCAAGCGCAAGGTGCTCTGGGAGAACTTCAGCGTGGGGGTGACGGGCAGCTACTCGCCGAGCCTCACCGTGTGCCAGCTGGACGACTGCTTCGGCACCCTGGGCATGCGCGAGCCGGTGCTCGGCCGCCGCCCGCAGCGCACGGAGAAGGACAAGGACGCGCTCTCGCCGCCGCCCAGCCCCATCATCCAGGAAGGGGTCGCCTGGTGAGCGACGCTGTCCCCCCGAAGCCCGCCTCCTCCTTCATGGGGAAGGCGGGTCCCCTCGTGCTGGCCCGGCTGTTCACCGCCGGGCTCACGTTGTCCATTCCCCTCGTGCTCGCGCGGGTGTTGAGCCTCGCGGAGTACGGCACCTACTACCAGCTCTTCCTCATCGCCACGACGCTCTACTACGTGCTGCCCTTCGGGGTGGTGCAGAGCCTCTATTACTTCCTGCCGCGCGCCGAGGAGAAGCGTCCCTGGCTCGGGCAGACGCTGTTGTTCATGTCCGCCGCGGGCGTGGTGGCCGCGGGCCTCGTGTGGGCCCTGCTGGGTCCCGTGGCGCGCCACTTCGACAACCCGGCGCTGCTCGAGCACCGGGGCACGCTCGCGCTCTACACCGCCTTCCTCCTGGGCTCCTTCCCGCTGGAGATCTCCCTCACCAGCCAGGGCAAGACGAAGCAGTCGGCGCTCGTCTACCTGGTGTCGGACGCGGTGCGCGCGGCCGCCATGGTGGTGCCGTGCCTCCTGGGCTTCGGGCTGCACGGGATGATGTGGGCGGTGGTGGGCTTCACCTTCCTGCGCTACGCGGCCACCTGGGTGGTGGCGCCGCGGGGCAGCACCGGTCCGCTCGTGCGGGCGGGGCTTTTGCGCGAGCAGCTCGTGTACGCGGCGCCCTTCGGCGCGGCCATGGCGCTC includes:
- a CDS encoding heme exporter protein CcmB — its product is MSDFRRISLPRAVGVLLAKDLLIEWRTRARLNALIFFALATLLLFSFAVGPDTRLLARNAGGYLWLALLFASVLALGESFRVEQENLTLDGLRLAPTDARAIFLSKALGNTLLLVALGVLLVPVMVALYGVELVMGPVPLATTLVLGCMGISAPGTVYSAIASNARARDVLLPLLLFPLIIPALLAAAKATQLVLQGDPMQQLGSWFGLLSGFNLIYWGLGFALFPRVIED
- a CDS encoding polysaccharide deacetylase family protein — translated: MDMRGVVRRAMKSAAAGVLHHSGLRKALASYRRHQSGGRRVLIVSYHRVVEDFFGELQRSIPGLLISQETFRRHLEGLSAAGYKFATIGEALDVMSGAKTAHDDLCVVTFDDGYRDVYRYAYPVLKEMGVPAITYLPSNLIGTDFRFNHDRLFHLVHQVQAQGFQPMFDVLEEPAASLMTEVMSGRKRLSAALDDFIGHHSSATLVDTIHALEARLGPDVPKLPEQGDLMNWDEVREMARDGFEFGAHTLGHVVLTHEPLDVVEREVRESKAIIERELGTPVRDFAYCNGWYSDDVIDVLMRNGFRSAVTTEDMSNRIGGNPFTLKRKVLWENFSVGVTGSYSPSLTVCQLDDCFGTLGMREPVLGRRPQRTEKDKDALSPPPSPIIQEGVAW
- the ccmA gene encoding heme ABC exporter ATP-binding protein CcmA, producing the protein MDASPAPPPALAFHDVSKRYGRHWALARLSYSLPQGRSLLLTGHNGSGKTTLLRLVATALSPTHGRVEVRGRDCVQEREQVRREVALLSHASFLYEDLTAQQNLVVLARLLGVASPADVAEGLLGKVGLTQRTERPVRQFSAGMRKRLAIARLLLKKPAVALLDEPFGELDPAGIAAMEAIIGELKTSGVTVVLATHLIEQGLSLCEERLHLSDGRAVAA
- a CDS encoding cytochrome c maturation protein CcmE, with translation MTTTPQTRNRLIAVAALLVAGAGLALVAFGNIGENLVYYWRPSEMLAQGDKAYGPIIRLGGQVQPGSIQWDEQHTTLHFRVMDSEQPDAAHVLVRTSEVPPQMFRERIGVVVEGTYDKSQTFQGSRLMVNHSNEYRAPKTDEDVKKMFEEMQKQETTTTASARSP
- a CDS encoding cytochrome c biogenesis protein; amino-acid sequence: MHTVLQVLSAAAALASVGLGIFLGVKWAPPGSRYNGRPLLWGMTGVALALLALGSWMGLAWTPPEREMGQVYRIIYVHVPAMWMSLLALVLNFCFCVAYLFKSSWKKDAMAEASAEVGLLFGTYGLVLGSIWGKPTWGVYWDWDPRLTAMAIMLVTYVGYTALRRFVEDPEKRAVWSAVVGIISGINTPIVWQSVKWWRSLHQVQSTPKTVDPDMVLALRVNAWASLILLTLFLLHRYRIALATREAEVALPDALPPDASGSPKVSPPRGTPTEVV